From Pandoraea vervacti, the proteins below share one genomic window:
- the pdxJ gene encoding pyridoxine 5'-phosphate synthase codes for MSLFFQGNPIDLGVNIDHVATVRNARGTAYPDPIKAALLAEEAGADVITLHLREDRRHIRDEDVANLRDKLITRMNLECAVTEEMLAIACRVKPHDVCLVPESRQELTTEGGLDVVGLYDRIAAATQRLGEAGSRVSLFIDPDEAAIRAAARMGAPVVELHTGRYAEAHDDATREAEFARIERAVALGLSLGLRVNAGHGLHYENVQPIAAIEGISELNIGHAIVAHALFAGWENAVREMKAIMVASRIAARG; via the coding sequence ATGAGCCTCTTCTTCCAAGGCAACCCCATCGACCTCGGGGTGAACATCGATCACGTCGCGACAGTGCGTAACGCGCGAGGTACGGCCTATCCCGACCCGATCAAGGCCGCCTTGCTGGCCGAAGAGGCCGGGGCCGACGTGATTACGTTGCACCTGCGTGAAGACCGTCGCCATATTCGCGACGAGGACGTCGCCAATCTGCGCGACAAGCTGATCACGCGGATGAATCTCGAATGCGCGGTGACCGAAGAGATGCTGGCGATTGCGTGCCGCGTGAAGCCGCACGATGTCTGTCTGGTGCCGGAGAGCCGTCAGGAGTTGACGACGGAGGGCGGGCTGGATGTCGTCGGGTTGTACGACCGAATCGCCGCTGCGACACAACGGCTCGGCGAGGCGGGCAGCCGCGTGTCGCTATTCATCGATCCGGATGAAGCCGCCATTCGTGCGGCAGCGCGCATGGGGGCGCCGGTCGTCGAATTGCACACCGGCCGGTATGCGGAAGCGCACGACGACGCCACGCGCGAGGCCGAGTTTGCGCGTATCGAGCGTGCGGTGGCGCTCGGGTTGTCGCTCGGGTTGCGAGTCAATGCCGGGCACGGTCTGCATTACGAAAACGTACAACCCATCGCGGCGATCGAAGGCATCTCCGAACTCAATATCGGACACGCCATCGTCGCGCATGCACTGTTCGCCGGTTGGGAGAATGCAGTGCGCGAGATGAAGGCGATCATGGTCGCGAGCCGTATTGCTGCGCGCGGCTGA
- the recO gene encoding DNA repair protein RecO: MATSELDTPRDDTATAAEVTPAGGASRASRGTSSSATGTRPARQTRSTRTRAIDDAASEAFHHAEANTEGAGRGTRHDAQGETKRVRRTPSSARSAEREQSRVTEQPGFVLHSYPYRETSLIIDVLTRDHGRIALVAKGAKRPHSALRGVLQTFQPLSLAWLGKGELRTLTKAEWVGGLRPLEGDALLSGFYLNELLVKFCARDDPHDKLFQHYLTTLHHLAHGEPAGIILRAFERVLLRETGYAVAFDRCTQTRGKVTADRRYVFHPDWGVRPARGDEPTDWPVVIGQTLLDMEQDDYSRAQTVQQSKLLMRFLLNHHLGGVPLNTRQILLDLQKL; the protein is encoded by the coding sequence ATGGCTACGAGTGAGCTGGACACGCCACGCGACGACACGGCAACGGCAGCCGAGGTAACCCCGGCGGGCGGTGCTTCGCGAGCATCACGTGGGACTTCCTCGTCGGCGACGGGGACCCGTCCCGCGCGTCAGACCCGCAGCACACGCACCCGCGCCATTGACGATGCGGCGTCGGAGGCGTTTCACCATGCCGAAGCCAACACCGAGGGCGCCGGTCGCGGGACGCGGCACGACGCTCAGGGCGAAACCAAAAGGGTGCGGCGTACACCGTCGTCAGCGCGCTCGGCCGAGCGCGAGCAAAGCCGCGTGACCGAACAACCTGGTTTTGTCCTTCATAGCTACCCCTACCGCGAAACCAGTCTGATCATCGACGTGCTCACACGCGACCATGGGCGTATTGCCCTTGTTGCGAAAGGCGCAAAGCGGCCGCACTCTGCGCTGCGTGGCGTACTTCAGACGTTTCAGCCGCTCTCGCTCGCGTGGCTGGGCAAGGGCGAACTGCGTACGCTGACGAAGGCCGAGTGGGTGGGGGGGCTGCGTCCGCTCGAAGGCGACGCGCTGCTCTCCGGCTTCTATCTGAACGAATTGCTCGTGAAGTTTTGCGCGCGGGACGACCCGCACGACAAGCTCTTCCAGCATTACCTGACGACCCTGCATCATCTCGCGCATGGCGAGCCCGCGGGCATCATTTTGCGCGCCTTCGAGCGCGTGCTGTTGCGCGAGACCGGCTACGCCGTGGCTTTCGACCGATGCACGCAAACGCGCGGCAAGGTCACAGCCGATCGCCGTTACGTATTTCATCCGGACTGGGGCGTGCGTCCGGCACGCGGCGACGAACCGACGGATTGGCCTGTCGTCATCGGGCAAACGCTGCTCGACATGGAGCAAGACGACTACTCGCGGGCGCAGACCGTGCAGCAAAGCAAGCTGCTCATGCGCTTTCTTCTCAACCACCATTTGGGCGGCGTTCCGCTCAATACCCGGCAGATCCTGCTCGACCTGCAAAAACTATGA
- the era gene encoding GTPase Era, with protein MNDKTDFRCGTVAIVGRPNVGKSTLLNALVGQKISITSRKAQTTRHRITGINTTQDAQYIFVDTPGFQTRHATALNRSLNRAVTSTLSSVDVVMFVIEAGNFGPDDEKVLNLLPETTPVLLIVNKRDRMNSAEEMLLFLRKVSEVRDFREIVPLSAKRADDIKHLLGVLRPYLLEGEPIYGEDDLTDRSERFMAAEILREKVFRWTGDEIPYTSTVIIDKYEQEGRLRRIFASVLVERDNHKAMIIGSKGAKLKQISTDARHDMEKLFDGPVYLEVFIKVKSGWADNDAGLRAYGYE; from the coding sequence ATGAACGATAAGACGGATTTTCGCTGCGGCACCGTGGCGATCGTCGGGCGTCCGAACGTCGGCAAATCGACGCTGCTCAACGCCCTCGTCGGTCAGAAGATCAGTATTACGTCGCGCAAGGCGCAGACGACGCGACACCGCATCACCGGCATCAACACGACGCAAGACGCGCAGTACATCTTCGTCGACACCCCGGGTTTTCAGACACGCCACGCGACCGCACTGAACCGTTCGCTCAATCGCGCCGTGACGTCTACGCTGTCGAGCGTCGACGTTGTGATGTTCGTCATCGAAGCCGGCAATTTCGGCCCGGACGACGAGAAGGTGCTCAACCTGCTGCCTGAGACGACGCCCGTACTGCTCATCGTCAACAAACGCGATCGCATGAACAGCGCTGAGGAGATGCTGCTGTTCCTGCGCAAGGTCAGTGAGGTGCGCGATTTCCGCGAAATCGTGCCGCTGTCGGCCAAGCGCGCAGACGACATCAAGCACTTGCTCGGCGTGCTTCGCCCGTACCTGCTCGAAGGCGAGCCGATCTATGGTGAAGACGACCTGACCGATCGCAGCGAGCGCTTCATGGCGGCGGAGATTCTGCGTGAAAAGGTGTTTCGCTGGACGGGTGACGAAATCCCGTACACCAGCACCGTCATCATCGACAAGTACGAGCAGGAAGGCCGTTTGCGCCGCATTTTTGCGAGCGTGCTGGTCGAGCGTGACAACCACAAGGCGATGATCATCGGTAGCAAGGGCGCGAAGCTCAAGCAAATTTCCACCGATGCGCGTCACGACATGGAAAAGCTTTTCGACGGTCCGGTCTACCTGGAAGTCTTCATCAAAGTGAAGAGCGGCTGGGCCGACAACGACGCCGGCCTGCGGGCATATGGCTACGAGTGA
- the lepB gene encoding signal peptidase I, which translates to MNFALILLILVLVTGVAWVADKLVFQPARRRAAQNAVAQFDQQQLALQGSGVQGSGSQEGSALASARAKLRDEKLRQPWWLEYSASFFPVILAVFVLRSFVVEPFKIPSGSMIPTLLVGDFILVNKFDYGIRLPVINKKIIPLGEPKRGDVVVFRYPKDESMDYIKRVIGVPGDVVAYQNKKLTINGQPVPETALPDYFDDEHIAYFKQFEETVGGVKNRILNDPNVPPYIMGADDFPNKQNCQYNSQGVICKVPPGNYFMMGDNRDNSADSRYWGFVPEENIVGRAFFIWMNFSNLKRLGSFQ; encoded by the coding sequence ATGAATTTCGCCCTGATTCTTTTGATCCTGGTGCTGGTGACCGGGGTGGCCTGGGTGGCCGACAAGTTGGTGTTTCAACCGGCGCGCCGCCGGGCAGCACAGAACGCTGTGGCGCAATTCGATCAGCAGCAACTGGCGTTGCAGGGTTCCGGTGTTCAGGGCTCTGGTTCGCAGGAAGGCAGCGCACTTGCGAGTGCACGTGCGAAATTGCGTGACGAGAAGCTGCGTCAACCTTGGTGGCTCGAATATTCCGCGAGCTTCTTCCCGGTGATTCTGGCGGTGTTCGTGCTGCGCTCGTTCGTGGTCGAACCGTTCAAGATTCCGTCCGGATCGATGATCCCGACCCTGCTCGTCGGCGATTTCATTCTCGTCAACAAGTTCGACTACGGTATCCGTCTGCCGGTGATCAACAAGAAGATCATCCCGCTGGGTGAACCGAAGCGCGGCGACGTTGTAGTGTTCCGTTATCCGAAAGATGAGTCCATGGACTACATCAAGCGTGTGATCGGTGTGCCGGGCGACGTGGTGGCCTACCAGAACAAGAAGCTGACGATCAATGGGCAACCTGTGCCCGAAACGGCGTTGCCGGATTATTTCGACGACGAGCATATCGCCTACTTCAAGCAGTTCGAAGAGACGGTGGGCGGGGTCAAGAATCGTATTCTGAACGATCCGAACGTGCCGCCGTACATCATGGGCGCCGACGACTTTCCGAACAAGCAGAACTGCCAGTACAACAGTCAGGGCGTGATCTGCAAGGTGCCGCCAGGTAACTACTTCATGATGGGCGACAACCGCGATAACAGCGCGGATAGTCGATACTGGGGTTTTGTCCCGGAAGAAAACATCGTCGGTCGTGCATTCTTCATCTGGATGAACTTCTCGAATCTGAAGCGTTTGGGCAGCTTCCAGTAA